A window of Hymenobacter aerilatus contains these coding sequences:
- a CDS encoding head GIN domain-containing protein encodes MKLFVFTPWMLVLSLFAGSAAAQSKQDRPLSAFSQLEASGATTVYLTQGPQTSVVVEALDEVQATTKTEVRDGVLRIYRDNEGMTAALRNLLKNDKNGVKVYVTCPNLTALKLSGATDVKGQTPFTADAFAIQASGASDVTLQLNAKSLNVQASGASDVYLTGQVERQQVQVSGSSDYHAAKLVSQQATVQASGSSDAYVSAVRLESRASGSSDIHNRK; translated from the coding sequence ATGAAACTCTTCGTATTCACTCCCTGGATGCTGGTCCTGAGTTTGTTCGCTGGCTCTGCCGCCGCACAAAGCAAACAAGACCGCCCGCTCAGTGCATTCAGCCAACTGGAAGCCAGCGGGGCTACCACTGTCTACCTCACCCAAGGACCCCAAACAAGCGTGGTAGTGGAGGCGCTTGACGAGGTACAAGCCACTACCAAAACCGAAGTGCGCGACGGTGTGCTGCGCATCTACCGCGACAATGAGGGTATGACGGCTGCACTACGCAACTTGCTGAAAAACGACAAGAACGGGGTGAAAGTCTACGTAACTTGCCCCAACCTGACGGCCCTGAAGCTGAGCGGTGCTACCGATGTGAAAGGTCAAACGCCCTTCACGGCCGATGCTTTCGCGATTCAGGCCAGCGGCGCCAGCGACGTGACCCTACAGCTCAATGCCAAAAGCCTGAACGTGCAGGCCAGCGGTGCCAGCGACGTGTACCTCACCGGCCAGGTAGAGCGCCAGCAAGTGCAGGTCAGCGGCAGCAGCGACTACCACGCCGCCAAGCTGGTGAGCCAGCAGGCCACCGTGCAAGCCAGCGGCAGCAGCGACGCCTACGTGTCGGCGGTGCGGCTAGAGTCGCGAGCATCGGGTAGCAGCGATATTCACAACCGGAAGTAG
- a CDS encoding Mrp/NBP35 family ATP-binding protein: protein MAITTEDVLKALSYVEEPDLGKDLVTLNMVEDVQVDGKNVSFTVVLTTPACPLKELIHNACVRAVHTMVDKDAEVKINMTSRVTTMRQNRDILPGVKNIIAIASGKGGVGKSTVTANLALALARTGARVGLVDADISGPSMPLMFGVEDARPHVYQNAEGRNLIQPIERYGVKLMSIGFLAPAESAIVWRGPMASSALKQFITEVEWGELDYLLLDMPPGTSDIHLTMVQTVPVTGSLIVTTPQKVALADAEKGLQMFRLPQINVPVLGVVENMAWFTPAELPDNKYFIFGEGGGAALADKHGVALLGQIPLVQSIRENGDQGTPAILQEGTAVAATFEQLAEELARQVSIRNAVAPRTNVVQMNS, encoded by the coding sequence ATGGCTATTACTACCGAAGACGTCCTGAAAGCCCTCAGCTACGTCGAAGAACCGGATTTGGGCAAAGACCTCGTGACCCTCAACATGGTGGAGGACGTGCAGGTGGACGGCAAAAACGTGTCGTTTACTGTGGTGCTTACTACCCCTGCTTGTCCGCTTAAAGAGTTGATTCACAACGCCTGCGTGCGCGCCGTGCATACCATGGTGGACAAAGACGCGGAGGTGAAAATCAACATGACCTCGCGCGTGACCACCATGCGCCAGAACCGCGACATCCTGCCCGGCGTCAAGAACATCATCGCCATTGCCTCGGGCAAAGGCGGGGTAGGCAAGAGCACCGTGACGGCCAACCTGGCCCTGGCCCTGGCCCGCACCGGCGCCCGGGTAGGCTTGGTCGATGCTGATATTTCGGGGCCGAGCATGCCCTTAATGTTTGGGGTAGAAGATGCCCGCCCACACGTGTACCAAAACGCGGAGGGCCGCAACCTGATTCAGCCTATTGAGCGCTACGGCGTGAAGTTGATGAGCATTGGCTTCCTGGCCCCGGCCGAGTCGGCTATTGTGTGGCGCGGGCCAATGGCCTCGTCGGCACTCAAGCAGTTCATCACGGAGGTGGAATGGGGCGAGCTGGACTACCTACTGCTCGACATGCCTCCCGGCACCTCCGACATTCACCTGACCATGGTGCAAACCGTGCCTGTTACAGGTTCGCTCATCGTGACCACGCCGCAAAAAGTGGCGCTGGCCGATGCGGAAAAAGGCTTGCAGATGTTCCGCCTACCCCAAATCAACGTGCCGGTGCTGGGGGTGGTAGAAAACATGGCGTGGTTTACACCTGCCGAACTGCCCGATAATAAGTACTTCATTTTCGGTGAAGGCGGCGGTGCAGCCCTAGCTGACAAGCACGGCGTAGCTCTGTTAGGACAGATTCCGCTGGTGCAGAGCATCCGCGAAAACGGCGACCAGGGTACGCCCGCCATTTTGCAGGAGGGCACGGCCGTGGCTGCTACCTTCGAGCAGCTGGCCGAGGAGCTGGCCCGGCAGGTAAGCATCCGCAACGCCGTGGCACCGCGCACCAACGTGGTGCAGATGAACTCCTAG
- a CDS encoding NifU family protein, whose product MTHTPTIADHPLLPRIEQALDGIRPYLAADGGNVRVLDITDDMVLQLELLGACGTCPMSPMTLKAGVEESVKKAVPEIRAVQAINSTPMAEQPAGQTGHPLPPTPVPTPEF is encoded by the coding sequence ATGACGCATACCCCCACTATTGCCGACCATCCGCTGCTGCCGCGCATCGAGCAGGCCCTGGACGGCATCCGCCCCTACTTGGCCGCCGACGGAGGCAACGTACGCGTGCTCGACATCACCGACGACATGGTGTTGCAACTGGAGCTGCTGGGCGCCTGCGGCACCTGCCCTATGTCGCCGATGACGCTGAAAGCCGGTGTGGAAGAATCGGTGAAGAAAGCAGTGCCCGAAATTCGGGCCGTGCAGGCTATCAACTCTACGCCTATGGCCGAGCAGCCAGCCGGGCAAACTGGCCACCCACTACCGCCCACGCCGGTGCCTACCCCAGAGTTTTAG
- a CDS encoding ADP-ribosylglycohydrolase family protein, whose product MSTLESQLRAALLGLAVGDALGVPVEFESRARRKLDPVVNMRAYGTHQQPAGTWSDDASLTLCLAEAIADGFTLQKVAQNSVRWYSENFWTPHGRVFDIGITTREALQRIKADKTLLFAGGTDEYSNGNGALMRILPLAFLRPDVPLIERFQQIQEVSAITHGHVRSAVACLLYLEIAAHLRAGLTPAVAYQRLCREAPAQLQVLRIPTQEVQHFQTVLSGRLPDLPEQTITSGGYVLHTLEAALWCLLRHETYAETVLAAVNLGDDTDTTGAVAGGLAGLYYGEAAIPAEWLQALTRRTDIEDLCHRMVQAI is encoded by the coding sequence ATGTCTACCCTTGAATCTCAACTAAGAGCCGCTTTACTAGGCTTGGCCGTGGGCGATGCACTGGGTGTACCGGTGGAGTTTGAAAGCCGTGCCCGCCGCAAACTCGACCCTGTTGTAAATATGCGCGCTTACGGCACGCACCAGCAGCCCGCCGGCACTTGGTCCGACGATGCCTCGCTGACGCTTTGCCTGGCCGAGGCCATTGCCGATGGCTTCACGCTGCAGAAAGTCGCGCAAAACAGTGTCCGCTGGTACTCCGAAAACTTCTGGACACCGCACGGTCGCGTCTTTGACATTGGTATTACTACGCGGGAGGCACTGCAACGAATAAAAGCTGATAAAACCCTGCTTTTCGCGGGCGGCACTGATGAGTATAGCAATGGCAATGGGGCGCTGATGCGCATACTACCCTTGGCATTTTTGCGACCAGACGTGCCATTGATAGAACGTTTCCAGCAAATTCAGGAGGTGTCGGCTATTACACACGGGCACGTACGCTCGGCTGTAGCGTGCTTGCTATACCTGGAAATAGCAGCGCATCTCCGCGCTGGCCTGACGCCTGCAGTGGCCTACCAGCGTCTGTGTCGGGAGGCGCCTGCACAGCTTCAGGTATTGCGTATTCCAACGCAGGAAGTGCAGCACTTTCAAACCGTACTAAGCGGCCGCCTACCCGATTTGCCAGAGCAGACCATTACCAGTGGCGGCTACGTGCTGCACACGTTGGAAGCAGCACTATGGTGCCTGCTGCGCCACGAAACCTACGCCGAAACCGTGCTGGCCGCCGTCAACCTCGGCGACGATACCGACACGACCGGCGCGGTAGCAGGCGGCTTGGCCGGGCTGTATTACGGCGAAGCGGCTATTCCGGCTGAGTGGCTCCAGGCGCTGACCCGCCGCACAGACATCGAAGACTTGTGCCACCGGATGGTCCAGGCTATTTAG
- a CDS encoding four-helix bundle copper-binding protein translates to MGHNPASVATLQKNQAVLDALSRCIVACEMCADACLHEDNIQMMVPCIELDRDCADICRLTAAFIARNSDHAQHVIKECIEICQKCAAECGQHQHDHCQHCAQACQACVDACKQYAAA, encoded by the coding sequence ATGGGCCACAACCCCGCCTCCGTTGCTACTCTACAAAAAAATCAAGCTGTGCTTGACGCCCTCAGCCGCTGCATTGTTGCCTGCGAAATGTGCGCCGACGCCTGCCTGCACGAAGACAATATCCAGATGATGGTGCCCTGCATTGAGCTGGACCGTGACTGCGCTGATATCTGCCGTCTCACGGCCGCCTTCATCGCTCGCAATTCTGACCACGCCCAGCACGTCATCAAAGAGTGCATCGAAATTTGCCAGAAGTGTGCCGCCGAGTGCGGCCAGCACCAGCACGACCATTGCCAGCACTGCGCCCAAGCCTGCCAGGCCTGCGTGGATGCCTGCAAGCAGTACGCCGCCGCGTAG
- the recQ gene encoding DNA helicase RecQ, with the protein MLFTPEPLAPTLDSARRVLKQYYGYDQFRPMQGDIIESILGRQDTVVLMPTGGGKSVCFQVPAVVQEGVCVVVSPLIALMKDQVEALKANGIPAAYINSSVGLSEQQSITSDCYNGYLKLLYVSPEKLLSEGFLTFLQRLKLSMFAIDEAHCISSWGHDFRPEYTQLRVLREQFPQVPIIALTATADRLTQRDIQQQLRLNQPQVFLSSFDRPNINLIVRPGQNRVGGVLEFIERHPGEAGIIYCLSRKQCETVAGKLKEKGIRANHYHAGLTPNQRAKVQEDFLRDDLQVIVATIAFGMGIDKSNVRWVIHYNLPKNIEGYYQEIGRAGRDGAPATAVLFYSFGDVMSLRDMLSKDDPKLTQLNLTKLERMQQFAEAASCRRKILLNYFSETLPQDCGNCDICRNPPTTFDGTLLAQKALSAAVRGRERMSIGLLIDVLRGMRNQAVLSGGYDQIKTYGAGADLPYLDWYSYIHQMLNDGLMYIAYEEGYALKVTDLGREVLQGQRQVPMKQFKPAEKAPKGKKAPREATPVSATPEARLFEVLRALRKQLADEQNVPPYVIFTDTTLQEMAVEKPVTRTAMLAISGVGMKKFENYGEVFIKEILAHGGVPSPDDAEDSIDSDDTVGGRPRRREEKDKEGVNDTQQATFQLHRMGLSPEAIAERRNMALSTVQGHLFTAYTKGLDLRLQDFFTPDQFAEIQLGVDQLGGAPMLRDLFDHLREKYDYFTLRLASAYNKKLRGE; encoded by the coding sequence ATGCTATTCACTCCTGAACCGCTCGCCCCTACCCTCGATTCAGCCCGTCGTGTGCTGAAGCAATATTACGGCTACGACCAGTTTCGGCCCATGCAGGGCGATATTATTGAGTCGATCCTGGGTAGGCAGGATACGGTGGTGCTGATGCCCACAGGGGGCGGCAAATCGGTGTGTTTTCAGGTGCCGGCCGTGGTGCAGGAAGGCGTGTGCGTAGTAGTGTCGCCGCTGATTGCCCTGATGAAAGACCAAGTAGAAGCCCTGAAAGCCAACGGCATTCCCGCGGCCTACATCAACAGCAGCGTGGGCCTGAGCGAGCAGCAGAGCATCACCTCCGACTGCTACAACGGCTACCTCAAGCTGCTCTACGTGTCGCCCGAAAAGCTTTTGTCGGAGGGCTTTCTAACGTTTTTGCAGCGCCTCAAGCTGAGCATGTTTGCCATCGATGAGGCACACTGTATCTCATCCTGGGGGCACGATTTTCGGCCTGAGTATACGCAGTTGCGCGTGCTGCGCGAGCAGTTTCCGCAGGTGCCCATCATTGCCCTCACGGCCACCGCTGACCGCCTCACCCAGCGCGATATTCAGCAGCAACTGCGCCTGAATCAGCCCCAGGTGTTCCTATCAAGCTTCGACAGACCCAACATCAACCTCATCGTGCGCCCCGGCCAGAATAGGGTAGGGGGCGTGCTGGAGTTCATTGAGCGCCACCCTGGCGAGGCGGGCATCATCTACTGTCTCTCGCGCAAGCAGTGCGAAACCGTTGCCGGTAAGCTCAAGGAGAAGGGCATTCGGGCCAACCACTACCACGCCGGCCTCACGCCCAACCAGCGCGCCAAGGTGCAGGAAGATTTCTTGCGTGACGACTTGCAGGTGATTGTGGCTACCATTGCCTTCGGTATGGGTATCGACAAGAGCAACGTGCGCTGGGTGATTCACTACAACTTGCCCAAAAATATCGAGGGCTACTACCAGGAAATCGGCCGCGCCGGCCGCGACGGGGCACCGGCTACCGCGGTGCTGTTCTACAGCTTCGGCGATGTGATGAGCCTGCGCGACATGCTCTCCAAGGACGACCCCAAGCTCACCCAACTCAACCTCACCAAGCTGGAGCGCATGCAGCAGTTTGCCGAAGCGGCCTCCTGCCGCCGCAAAATCCTGCTCAACTACTTCAGCGAAACCCTACCCCAGGACTGCGGCAACTGCGACATCTGCCGCAACCCACCCACTACCTTCGATGGTACGTTGCTGGCCCAAAAGGCCTTGTCGGCGGCCGTGCGCGGGCGGGAGCGGATGAGTATTGGCCTGCTCATCGACGTATTGCGTGGCATGCGCAACCAGGCCGTGCTCAGTGGCGGCTACGACCAGATCAAAACCTACGGCGCCGGCGCCGACCTGCCCTACCTCGACTGGTACAGCTACATTCACCAGATGCTGAACGATGGCCTGATGTACATTGCCTATGAGGAAGGCTACGCCCTGAAAGTTACTGATTTGGGCCGTGAGGTGCTGCAGGGCCAGCGCCAGGTGCCGATGAAGCAGTTCAAGCCTGCCGAGAAGGCACCGAAGGGCAAGAAGGCCCCGCGTGAGGCCACGCCCGTATCGGCTACGCCCGAAGCGCGGCTGTTTGAGGTCCTGCGCGCCCTGCGCAAGCAGTTGGCCGACGAGCAGAACGTGCCGCCCTATGTTATCTTCACCGATACCACGCTTCAGGAAATGGCCGTAGAGAAGCCCGTGACGCGCACGGCCATGCTGGCCATTTCGGGGGTAGGCATGAAGAAATTTGAGAACTACGGCGAGGTATTCATCAAGGAAATCCTGGCCCACGGCGGCGTGCCCAGCCCCGATGATGCTGAGGACTCTATTGATTCCGATGATACCGTGGGCGGCCGTCCGCGCCGCCGCGAGGAGAAGGATAAAGAGGGTGTCAACGATACCCAGCAGGCTACCTTCCAGCTGCACCGCATGGGCCTGAGCCCCGAAGCCATTGCCGAGCGCCGCAACATGGCCCTGTCTACCGTCCAGGGGCACCTATTCACGGCGTACACCAAGGGCCTCGACCTGCGCCTGCAAGACTTCTTCACGCCCGACCAGTTCGCCGAAATCCAGCTCGGCGTTGACCAGTTAGGCGGCGCGCCCATGTTGCGTGACCTGTTCGACCACCTGCGCGAGAAGTATGATTATTTCACGCTGCGGCTGGCCTCGGCGTACAATAAGAAGCTGCGCGGGGAGTAG
- a CDS encoding DUF2306 domain-containing protein, with product MPLTVSASRLLGRLFLLTVVAFSLLMLTKVIPYLGFEKGILFLTTKSAATNDNSLFRLGFYVHITSSLWVMVAGLLQLVPALYRWRPVLHRWLGKVYVVSILTLAAPSGLVLAAFANGGLAAKVGFTMQCVVWWLATWKAYRAARQRRWLLHAEWMLRAYAVTLAAMSLRLESYALYYFAGTKPIETYLTVTWLSWTGNLLLAEVLVQSGLGRWYVRGFQPRKMPAVQEVG from the coding sequence ATGCCGCTAACCGTTTCCGCTTCGCGCCTCCTGGGCCGGCTGTTTCTACTCACCGTAGTTGCCTTCAGCCTGCTCATGCTCACGAAGGTGATACCCTACCTCGGATTTGAAAAAGGTATTCTGTTTCTGACTACTAAGTCGGCGGCTACCAACGATAATTCGCTGTTTCGGCTGGGCTTCTACGTGCACATTACCAGTAGCTTGTGGGTGATGGTAGCTGGCTTATTGCAGCTCGTTCCAGCGCTGTATCGGTGGCGACCGGTGCTGCACCGGTGGCTGGGGAAAGTGTATGTCGTATCGATACTAACGTTGGCGGCCCCGTCGGGCCTGGTGCTGGCGGCGTTTGCCAATGGCGGACTGGCGGCTAAAGTTGGCTTCACGATGCAGTGCGTGGTGTGGTGGCTGGCTACATGGAAGGCCTACCGCGCCGCCCGGCAGCGCCGCTGGCTGCTCCACGCCGAGTGGATGCTGCGCGCCTACGCCGTTACCTTGGCCGCCATGAGCCTGCGCCTGGAAAGCTACGCCCTTTACTACTTCGCCGGCACCAAACCCATCGAAACCTACCTTACCGTCACCTGGCTTTCCTGGACCGGCAACTTGCTGCTGGCCGAAGTGTTGGTGCAGAGTGGTTTGGGCCGCTGGTACGTGCGGGGCTTCCAGCCGAGAAAGATGCCTGCGGTGCAAGAGGTGGGGTAA
- a CDS encoding precorrin-2 dehydrogenase/sirohydrochlorin ferrochelatase family protein: protein MSTPSPTPSPAGFNPLFPVFLKLEQFRVLLVGGGNVGLEKLTAILRSSPATAVTVVATWISPALRTLAAPYPRIRLHERPFQETDLEHHDFVFAATDDPELHRRIKAAATARGLLTNVADTPAECDFYLSSVVQKGDLKIAISTNGKSPTVAKRLRAMLEETLPEELDTVLQQMTVIRGQIRGDFAAKVKSLNAVTAELTGGPAYESPATRRWRRVATGSLLALGAVVAVAWKKR, encoded by the coding sequence ATGTCAACGCCCTCGCCTACTCCTTCTCCTGCTGGTTTCAACCCGCTATTTCCGGTATTTCTGAAGCTGGAGCAATTTCGCGTGCTACTGGTAGGCGGCGGCAACGTGGGCCTGGAAAAGCTAACGGCCATTCTGCGCAGCAGCCCGGCCACGGCCGTCACAGTGGTAGCCACCTGGATTTCGCCGGCTCTGCGTACCCTGGCGGCGCCCTACCCTCGCATCAGGCTCCACGAGCGTCCTTTCCAGGAAACTGACCTAGAACATCATGACTTCGTTTTTGCCGCCACCGACGACCCCGAGCTGCACCGCCGTATCAAAGCCGCTGCCACGGCTCGCGGCCTGCTCACCAATGTAGCCGACACACCCGCCGAGTGCGACTTCTACCTATCGTCGGTAGTACAAAAGGGCGATCTGAAAATTGCTATTTCCACGAATGGCAAGTCGCCCACGGTGGCCAAGCGCCTACGTGCTATGCTGGAAGAAACCCTACCCGAGGAGCTGGATACAGTGCTGCAACAAATGACCGTCATCCGTGGGCAAATTCGGGGAGATTTTGCTGCGAAGGTGAAGTCTCTAAATGCTGTAACAGCTGAGCTAACTGGCGGTCCAGCGTACGAGTCGCCGGCTACACGGCGCTGGCGGCGTGTGGCTACCGGCTCGTTGCTGGCGCTGGGAGCAGTGGTAGCAGTGGCGTGGAAGAAGAGATAA
- a CDS encoding LexA family transcriptional regulator — translation MINTNLKFWRRELGLTQAQMAEKLGIKRSLVGAYEEGRAEPKLLTLVNMARLFGITLDALVTTDFSKKKNAKAAILQLQAQKSNDPTPTRPGGALRVLALTVDKEENENIELVPQKAAAGYLNGYADPEYLEELPKFRLPMLGTGGTYRAFEIAGDSMLPIASGTVIVGRYVDDWLTLKDGTPCIVVSSKEGIVFKRVFNRLKDGAMLALHSDNPVYSPYEIGVEDVVEIWEAKAYISSTFPIADLSLTRLASIVLDLQQQVSTLKKA, via the coding sequence ATGATTAACACGAACTTAAAATTCTGGCGGCGCGAACTTGGCCTGACGCAGGCCCAGATGGCCGAAAAACTAGGTATCAAACGCTCCCTGGTGGGTGCTTATGAAGAAGGCCGCGCTGAGCCCAAGCTTCTGACGCTGGTAAATATGGCCCGCCTGTTCGGCATCACGCTGGATGCACTGGTGACAACGGACTTCAGCAAGAAGAAAAATGCCAAGGCGGCCATTCTGCAACTGCAAGCCCAGAAAAGCAACGACCCTACGCCTACCCGCCCCGGCGGCGCGCTGCGGGTATTAGCCCTCACCGTTGATAAGGAGGAAAACGAAAACATCGAGCTGGTGCCCCAAAAGGCCGCTGCTGGTTACCTCAATGGCTACGCCGACCCTGAATACCTCGAAGAGCTGCCTAAGTTCCGCCTACCCATGCTGGGCACGGGCGGCACCTACCGCGCCTTCGAAATTGCCGGCGACTCTATGTTGCCCATTGCCTCGGGTACGGTGATTGTGGGCCGCTACGTAGATGACTGGCTGACGCTGAAAGACGGCACGCCCTGCATCGTGGTGAGCTCCAAGGAAGGCATCGTGTTCAAGCGCGTGTTCAACCGCCTCAAAGACGGCGCTATGCTGGCCCTGCACTCCGACAACCCTGTGTATTCGCCCTATGAAATCGGTGTGGAGGATGTGGTGGAAATCTGGGAAGCCAAAGCCTACATCAGCAGCACCTTCCCCATTGCCGATTTGTCGCTGACCCGACTGGCCAGCATCGTACTGGATTTGCAGCAGCAAGTAAGCACGCTGAAAAAAGCGTAG
- a CDS encoding pirin family protein, with product MLKYIPAIERHHAAPVAWLNSHFLFSFADYYDPKNVHFGPLRVFNDDMVQPHSGFPQHPHSEMEIVTLVLQGEVTHEDTMGNKTTIRKGEVQRMTAGTGIAHSEMNRTDKPLHIYQLWFLPNQKGLTPSYEQKDIDFLKHKNELVPLVTGQRVLEDVVYMNSNTTVYWANLREEKEIEFKTFPIRNTFVYVKEGTIYINGSAIGPNDQARLTDENVLHIRAEKDAQFILIDLPATEANY from the coding sequence ATGCTAAAATATATTCCTGCTATCGAACGCCACCACGCCGCACCGGTTGCCTGGCTCAATAGTCACTTCCTGTTCAGCTTCGCCGACTATTACGATCCGAAAAATGTGCATTTCGGGCCGTTGCGCGTCTTTAATGATGATATGGTGCAGCCGCACTCGGGCTTTCCCCAGCACCCGCACTCCGAAATGGAGATTGTGACGCTAGTACTGCAAGGCGAGGTGACCCACGAGGATACGATGGGTAATAAAACTACTATCCGTAAGGGCGAAGTGCAGCGCATGACGGCGGGCACGGGCATTGCCCACTCCGAGATGAACCGCACCGATAAGCCGCTGCACATCTATCAGCTGTGGTTTTTACCGAACCAAAAAGGACTTACCCCCAGCTACGAGCAGAAGGATATCGATTTTCTGAAACATAAAAATGAACTGGTACCGCTCGTAACCGGGCAGCGCGTGCTGGAAGACGTGGTGTACATGAACTCCAACACCACCGTATACTGGGCCAATCTGCGCGAGGAAAAGGAAATCGAGTTCAAGACGTTTCCTATTCGCAACACGTTTGTGTACGTGAAGGAAGGCACCATCTACATCAATGGCTCCGCAATTGGCCCTAACGACCAAGCCCGCCTAACCGATGAGAATGTGCTGCACATCCGCGCCGAGAAAGATGCGCAGTTCATTCTGATTGATTTGCCTGCTACGGAGGCAAATTACTAG
- a CDS encoding GAF domain-containing protein: MNTTPEKIFDEYVALTARLFNLPISLISLVDEERVWFKASVGAPVGVTSLARPDSMCSAAILQDTPVFFSDYTRESCELVNPATAEALGLNFYAGTTLFTAEGTKMGVLAVIGREKRVFTTEESALLVSLAQLVSQTIELRARYLAAEDPDGWEKAQRELETSLDDNFALARYLATRTQGINLEDEEVAQLLKLRLERMGEVLKNRLEF; encoded by the coding sequence GTGAATACTACGCCGGAGAAGATCTTCGACGAGTATGTGGCCCTAACGGCGCGCCTGTTCAATCTGCCTATTTCGCTGATTTCGCTGGTGGATGAGGAGCGGGTATGGTTTAAGGCCAGCGTGGGTGCGCCGGTCGGTGTCACCTCCCTGGCCCGCCCCGATAGCATGTGCTCGGCGGCCATTTTGCAGGATACACCCGTGTTCTTTTCCGACTATACTCGCGAAAGCTGCGAGCTGGTGAACCCCGCCACCGCCGAGGCGCTGGGTCTGAACTTCTACGCCGGCACTACTCTATTCACTGCCGAAGGCACCAAAATGGGGGTGCTAGCCGTTATCGGCCGCGAGAAGCGGGTGTTCACGACAGAAGAATCAGCGCTGCTGGTGTCTCTAGCGCAGCTCGTTAGTCAGACCATTGAGTTGCGTGCCCGCTACCTAGCCGCCGAAGACCCCGACGGTTGGGAAAAAGCACAACGTGAGCTGGAAACCTCCCTGGACGACAATTTCGCCCTGGCCCGCTACCTGGCCACCCGCACGCAGGGCATCAACCTGGAAGATGAAGAAGTAGCGCAGTTGCTCAAGCTGCGGCTAGAAAGAATGGGTGAGGTACTGAAAAACAGATTGGAATTCTGA